One genomic region from Maridesulfovibrio frigidus DSM 17176 encodes:
- the pssA gene encoding CDP-diacylglycerol--serine O-phosphatidyltransferase, with amino-acid sequence MAKEIKIPKHKAVYILPNMLTIASLFCGFIGMTWAVEGKFELCAIAILVSCLFDGLDGKVARLTGTSSEFGVQLDSLADLVAFGVTPAFMVYQWQLQHFGRLGLLAAFMMIACGALRLARFNVQSATTSKAHFIGLPIPAAGCTLSTLILFAPFLPADIAQTVLPVGTLALVYILSLLMVSSVRYNSFKDVGMFKAHPFSSMVTVIALFVMVASQPKFLGFIIFAGYIISGPIYTIFFLSRRSSKLLLGKSSKESS; translated from the coding sequence ATGGCTAAGGAAATAAAAATACCAAAACACAAGGCTGTTTACATTCTTCCGAACATGCTGACCATTGCGAGCCTCTTTTGCGGCTTCATTGGTATGACATGGGCTGTTGAAGGTAAATTTGAGCTGTGTGCAATAGCTATTCTGGTGAGCTGCCTCTTTGATGGCCTTGACGGAAAAGTTGCTAGATTGACTGGGACCAGCAGTGAGTTCGGCGTTCAGCTGGATTCGCTTGCTGATTTGGTCGCTTTTGGTGTTACTCCTGCATTTATGGTTTATCAGTGGCAACTTCAGCATTTTGGCAGACTTGGACTCTTAGCGGCTTTCATGATGATAGCTTGCGGGGCTCTCAGGCTCGCCCGTTTTAATGTTCAGTCAGCAACAACTTCTAAAGCTCATTTCATAGGGCTTCCGATTCCTGCTGCTGGTTGCACATTGTCAACTTTGATTTTGTTTGCACCTTTCTTGCCTGCTGATATTGCTCAGACAGTGCTTCCTGTTGGAACATTGGCTCTGGTCTACATACTCTCATTATTAATGGTTAGTTCTGTTCGTTACAATTCTTTTAAAGATGTTGGAATGTTCAAAGCTCACCCTTTTAGCTCGATGGTAACTGTTATCGCTCTTTTCGTTATGGTTGCTTCGCAGCCTAAGTTTCTTGGTTTTATTATTTTTGCCGGTTATATTATTTCGGGTCCCATCTATACCATTTTCTTCCTATCACGCAGAAGCTCTAAGCTACTACTAGGAAAGTCCTCCAAAGAATCCTCTTAG
- a CDS encoding 2-isopropylmalate synthase: MSDQVYIFDTTLRDGEQSPGATMNTREKIAMARQLEKLGVNIIEAGFPAASQGDFDAVSQIAKAVGDIQVAGLCRALIPDIDRAYEAVKHAKNPRIHTFIATSDIHMKHKFNKEPAQILEMAKKAVRHAVSLTPNVEFSAEDASRSRWDFLAEIVEAVIDEGATTINIPDTVGYAQPDEFGKLIEFLLKTVPNSHKAVFSVHCHNDLGLATANTLAAIKAGARQAEVTLSGIGERAGNAALEEVIMGLHTRKDYYDIETSIVTEQLFPSCRRLASTIGQPIPPYKAIVGANAFAHESGIHQDGMLKNRQTYEIMTPESIGKKGTSIVLGKHSGRNALGSKLREMGYELNEEQIADVFAAIKTLADKKEHIFDEDVEALVLEEAYRIHDLYRVKDLSVFSGTSGVSPHAAIVLEDYSKDKENPVEIREVGFGEGPINAVFATINKLVGREPKLELYSVNAVTGGADAQGAVMVHIIDDGVKSIGRGSDEDIVVASAKAYINAINRVERMKQEKQDA, encoded by the coding sequence ATGTCTGATCAAGTATATATTTTCGATACAACTTTACGCGATGGCGAACAGTCTCCTGGCGCTACTATGAACACCCGTGAAAAAATTGCAATGGCTCGTCAGCTTGAAAAACTCGGTGTTAATATCATCGAAGCTGGTTTCCCCGCAGCTAGTCAGGGCGATTTTGACGCAGTTAGTCAAATTGCTAAAGCTGTCGGTGACATTCAGGTTGCCGGACTCTGCCGCGCTCTTATCCCTGATATCGATCGAGCATACGAAGCTGTGAAACATGCGAAAAATCCTCGCATCCATACCTTCATCGCTACATCTGATATTCATATGAAGCACAAGTTCAATAAAGAACCTGCCCAGATTTTGGAAATGGCTAAAAAGGCCGTTCGCCATGCTGTTTCACTTACACCTAATGTTGAGTTTTCAGCCGAAGACGCTTCACGTTCACGCTGGGATTTCTTGGCAGAGATCGTCGAAGCTGTTATAGATGAAGGCGCAACAACTATTAATATCCCTGATACTGTCGGATACGCACAGCCTGACGAGTTTGGTAAATTGATTGAGTTCTTGCTCAAAACTGTACCGAACAGCCACAAAGCTGTTTTCAGTGTGCATTGTCATAATGATCTTGGCTTAGCGACTGCTAATACTTTGGCCGCAATCAAGGCCGGAGCAAGACAGGCTGAAGTTACATTGTCCGGTATCGGCGAGCGTGCAGGGAATGCCGCTCTTGAAGAAGTTATTATGGGTTTGCATACTCGCAAAGATTATTACGACATTGAAACTTCAATTGTTACTGAGCAGTTGTTCCCATCATGTCGCAGGCTTGCAAGTACAATTGGTCAGCCTATTCCGCCTTATAAGGCGATTGTTGGCGCAAATGCATTTGCTCATGAATCAGGAATCCATCAGGATGGTATGCTGAAAAACCGCCAGACTTATGAAATTATGACTCCTGAATCTATCGGTAAGAAGGGCACTTCCATTGTGCTTGGAAAACATTCCGGTAGAAATGCACTCGGTTCTAAGCTCCGCGAAATGGGATATGAACTGAATGAAGAGCAGATCGCTGATGTTTTTGCAGCGATTAAAACTTTGGCTGATAAGAAAGAACACATTTTTGACGAGGATGTTGAAGCTCTCGTTTTGGAAGAAGCATATCGTATCCATGACCTTTACAGGGTTAAGGATCTGTCTGTTTTCTCTGGAACATCCGGTGTTTCCCCTCATGCAGCTATAGTGCTTGAAGATTACAGCAAGGATAAAGAAAATCCTGTTGAGATTAGAGAAGTTGGTTTTGGTGAAGGTCCTATCAATGCGGTTTTTGCTACCATCAATAAATTGGTCGGCAGAGAGCCCAAACTTGAACTTTATTCCGTAAACGCAGTTACTGGCGGCGCAGACGCACAGGGCGCGGTTATGGTTCATATTATAGATGACGGTGTGAAATCTATTGGGCGTGGATCTGACGAAGACATTGTCGTCGCTAGTGCCAAAGCCTACATTAATGCTATCAATAGAGTTGAACGTATGAAACAGGAGAAGCAGGATGCCTAA
- a CDS encoding 3-isopropylmalate dehydratase small subunit, whose translation MTIQGTAHRVGAHIDTDAIIPARFLVTTDSAELGANCMEGLEAGWIKRVKQNDIMVADENFGCGSSREHAPISLLGAGIPVVVAKSFARIFYRNGFNMGLILLEVGDDFEKLGDGDQLEVDADNGTIKNLTTGEVITCSPVPPFMKEILDAGGLVDYVKNRLGN comes from the coding sequence ATGACCATTCAAGGTACAGCTCATAGAGTTGGTGCACATATAGATACTGATGCCATCATTCCTGCACGTTTTCTTGTTACCACCGACTCAGCCGAACTAGGCGCGAATTGCATGGAAGGACTTGAAGCAGGCTGGATTAAACGCGTTAAACAGAACGATATCATGGTTGCAGACGAAAATTTCGGTTGCGGATCATCTCGTGAACATGCGCCAATCTCACTTTTAGGTGCAGGAATCCCTGTTGTAGTTGCTAAAAGTTTTGCTCGTATTTTTTATCGCAACGGTTTTAATATGGGGCTTATCCTTCTTGAAGTCGGAGACGATTTCGAGAAACTCGGAGACGGCGACCAGCTTGAAGTTGATGCTGATAACGGAACTATTAAGAACTTGACCACAGGTGAAGTTATTACCTGTTCACCTGTACCGCCTTTCATGAAAGAAATTCTTGATGCTGGCGGATTGGTTGATTACGTTAAGAACCGTTTAGGCAACTAA
- a CDS encoding ATP-dependent helicase yields the protein MIDFKSELNPAQYEAATNPHGPVLVIAGAGSGKTRTIVYRLAWLVEQGIPPESILLMTFTRKAAQEMLTRTEQILGRPLHGTNGGTFHSFAFQILRQNAAEIGFPNGFNLMDRSDCEDVMREVKSNLGFGVKDRSYPKKATLLDMVTKSRNKEVTIDYLLNSEAFHLACYGKEMEQIAEGYAEYKKQHGLMDYDDLLFFLEELLAKDEFLKNSLRSRFQYIMVDEYQDTNRVQARIVQHLAGENGNVMAVGDDAQSIYSFRGADVTNILKFPEIFGDVKIIRLEQNYRSTQPILDITNAILDGALTKFDKKLFTEKTWGKKPQLMIPLSDFSQSKRVLDCIIELQKKHGPEEVAVLFRAGYQSYGLEVALKNLGVGYKKYGGIKFNEAAHIKDVLSFMRLAINPTDIIAWRRSLGHIKGVGPKTAQKIANSVIAGDTEGINKFCKKYALLKDILSDLDGLRLKKSSPATCLEVIIPLYTPILVDAYPDDYPRRQAGIDQLLQIASNYRDLDNFLGDMCLDPDQHREEEVQENTITLSTIHSAKGLEWNAVIIIDLIEDRFPSRKSMNKPLEYEEERRLLYVACTRAREELILSAPASVYRKGTDRSEPAVPSPFVRELDNYLYDEIHESYSGGMAKKRGAAVPSFSSPSSSRGGSSTGEASSSNKKPTPPSKMGFCKHKVFGRGKIIEKVDPNKLRVNFPGFGPKVIVEDYLELL from the coding sequence ATGATAGATTTCAAAAGTGAATTGAATCCTGCTCAGTATGAGGCTGCTACGAATCCACATGGCCCAGTGCTTGTTATTGCTGGCGCTGGTAGTGGTAAAACTAGGACTATTGTTTACCGTTTAGCTTGGCTTGTGGAGCAGGGAATTCCTCCTGAATCTATTTTGTTGATGACCTTTACACGTAAGGCTGCGCAGGAAATGCTTACGCGTACGGAACAGATTTTAGGCCGCCCTCTGCATGGCACTAATGGTGGAACTTTTCACTCATTTGCTTTTCAAATTCTAAGACAGAATGCTGCCGAGATTGGTTTCCCAAATGGCTTCAACTTGATGGATCGTAGCGACTGTGAAGATGTTATGCGTGAAGTTAAGTCCAATTTGGGCTTTGGCGTAAAAGATCGTTCATATCCCAAAAAAGCGACATTGCTCGACATGGTCACTAAATCGAGAAATAAAGAAGTCACTATCGATTATTTGCTAAACTCTGAAGCATTTCATCTGGCCTGCTATGGAAAAGAGATGGAGCAAATTGCAGAGGGCTATGCTGAGTATAAAAAACAGCACGGATTGATGGATTACGACGATCTGTTATTTTTTCTTGAAGAGCTGCTAGCTAAAGATGAGTTTTTGAAAAATTCACTTCGCAGCCGTTTCCAGTATATTATGGTGGATGAATATCAGGACACCAACCGTGTGCAGGCACGCATTGTTCAGCATTTGGCTGGCGAAAATGGAAACGTGATGGCTGTTGGCGATGATGCTCAGTCTATTTACTCTTTCCGTGGCGCGGATGTTACGAATATATTGAAATTTCCAGAAATTTTCGGTGATGTAAAAATCATCAGGCTCGAGCAGAACTACCGCTCAACTCAGCCGATTCTTGATATTACTAATGCAATCCTTGATGGCGCTTTGACCAAATTCGATAAAAAGCTTTTCACTGAAAAAACATGGGGCAAAAAGCCTCAGCTTATGATCCCGCTCAGCGATTTCAGCCAGTCTAAACGGGTTTTAGATTGTATTATAGAATTGCAGAAAAAGCATGGTCCTGAAGAAGTCGCGGTTCTGTTCAGAGCTGGATATCAGAGTTATGGCCTAGAAGTCGCGCTCAAAAATCTTGGAGTAGGTTATAAAAAATATGGCGGCATAAAATTTAATGAGGCCGCTCATATCAAGGACGTTCTTTCGTTCATGCGCCTTGCTATAAATCCAACGGATATTATAGCGTGGCGAAGATCACTCGGTCACATTAAAGGCGTGGGCCCTAAAACGGCTCAAAAAATCGCAAATTCAGTAATTGCCGGTGACACCGAGGGAATCAACAAATTTTGCAAAAAATACGCATTGCTTAAAGATATACTTAGCGATCTTGATGGTTTGCGCTTAAAGAAATCGTCTCCTGCAACTTGCCTTGAAGTAATTATTCCACTTTACACTCCGATACTTGTAGATGCGTATCCTGATGACTACCCAAGACGTCAGGCTGGCATTGATCAGCTTTTGCAAATTGCAAGCAACTATAGAGATCTTGATAATTTTCTGGGCGACATGTGCCTTGACCCTGATCAGCATCGCGAAGAAGAAGTGCAAGAAAACACGATTACGCTGTCGACCATCCATTCCGCAAAAGGTCTGGAATGGAATGCCGTAATCATCATTGACCTCATTGAGGATAGGTTCCCGTCCCGCAAATCTATGAACAAACCTCTTGAGTACGAAGAAGAACGTAGGCTTCTTTACGTTGCATGCACACGCGCACGCGAGGAGTTAATTCTGTCAGCTCCAGCATCAGTTTACCGTAAAGGAACTGACCGTAGTGAGCCTGCTGTACCGAGTCCATTTGTCAGAGAGCTTGATAATTACCTGTACGATGAGATCCATGAATCATATTCCGGCGGCATGGCTAAGAAGCGAGGTGCGGCTGTACCGTCTTTCTCTAGTCCGTCATCTAGCAGAGGAGGCTCATCAACAGGCGAAGCGTCTTCCAGCAACAAAAAGCCTACCCCACCGAGTAAGATGGGATTCTGTAAACATAAAGTTTTCGGGCGTGGTAAAATTATCGAAAAAGTTGATCCTAATAAGCTGCGAGTCAATTTCCCGGGTTTCGGTCCAAAAGTAATTGTAGAAGACTACCTCGAGCTCTTGTAG
- the thiL gene encoding thiamine-phosphate kinase: MKNISSEQDFLELIDTYFPSENGHVTLGRGDDCSVLRTNGQLCISKDLFIENVHFRRSYFSPADIGYKSLAVNISDIVAMGGVPKAFALGLIVPDGLGKEYWDSLLKEMAKLANKTGIILAGGDLCKGPSLGISVTVWGEPYRAEGLDVTDEGRFLTRGNAKPGDILFIHGSLGLARTGLLLLEETGMSANKDYPASIQAHLRPEISIETGKALSASPAVTGLMDLSDGLARDLPRFIDCCETAFGAEISLPEEILHREILKYAKAKNISAEEHAFRGGEDYALFGAASADKFKELSDNVDGIIPIGALTDKSEIILNGKQFIEKGFDHFSG, encoded by the coding sequence ATGAAAAATATCAGTTCCGAGCAGGATTTTCTAGAGCTCATAGATACTTATTTTCCATCTGAGAATGGACACGTCACTCTCGGTAGAGGCGATGATTGCTCCGTTCTGCGCACAAACGGACAACTCTGCATCAGCAAAGATCTGTTCATCGAAAATGTACACTTTCGCCGCTCATACTTCTCGCCAGCCGACATCGGATATAAGTCTCTTGCCGTGAATATCAGCGATATTGTGGCAATGGGAGGCGTTCCGAAAGCTTTCGCGCTAGGACTGATTGTTCCTGATGGACTTGGTAAAGAATACTGGGATTCACTGCTCAAGGAAATGGCGAAGCTCGCAAACAAAACCGGAATCATCCTTGCTGGTGGCGACCTGTGTAAAGGACCATCGCTCGGTATTTCAGTTACAGTATGGGGCGAGCCTTACCGTGCTGAGGGATTGGATGTAACGGACGAAGGACGATTTTTAACCAGAGGCAATGCTAAACCGGGTGACATACTTTTCATACACGGATCATTAGGCCTTGCGCGCACAGGATTGCTGCTTCTCGAAGAAACCGGAATGTCTGCCAACAAAGATTATCCCGCGAGCATACAAGCTCATTTAAGGCCCGAAATTAGCATCGAGACAGGTAAAGCTTTATCAGCCTCCCCTGCCGTAACAGGGTTGATGGATTTGTCCGATGGATTAGCGAGAGATCTACCCCGCTTTATTGATTGTTGCGAAACCGCATTCGGTGCCGAGATATCGCTGCCGGAGGAAATACTCCACCGCGAAATTCTCAAATATGCCAAAGCTAAAAATATTTCAGCGGAAGAGCACGCTTTTAGAGGCGGCGAAGATTACGCACTTTTTGGCGCGGCCAGCGCAGATAAATTTAAAGAACTTTCAGATAATGTTGACGGCATCATCCCAATCGGAGCTCTTACTGATAAATCAGAAATAATTCTGAATGGGAAACAATTCATAGAAAAAGGATTCGATCACTTTTCTGGCTAA
- a CDS encoding MATE family efflux transporter yields MTIDTTSKLHSFEAKPNKTLFTLAIPVLFSLIAEPLTGLVDTGFVASLGQEPLASLGIGTMVFSSIFWVFGFLGIGTQTEVSHALGKGDLKRASSLCWLAVAISIVLGCVLALCVLPLLGYIAGIMGGEAEVHSLAVEYMKYRLIGAPAILVTLSCFGSLRGYQDMRTPLYVAVGMNLINVVLDWSFVFGHGPFPALGVGGAALASSISQWIGAFWAVIVVRQKYGFDTGFSLSDAKRLFSIGGDMFVRTGGVCFFLLLCTRFATKAGADSGAAHQAIRQFFVFLALFLDAFAISGQSLVGYFIGSANKMMARKVAVLVCQWSFATGVLLSIAMYFGQEPVGWLLVPEEAAAVFAPAWLAVTFLQPINALSFATDGIHLGTGDFHYLRNAMLIAVGVSSAMLVTVDYFQPEHMLLWIWVIAGVWTSLRALLGMIRIWPRIGQGPLSISK; encoded by the coding sequence GTGACGATAGATACGACTTCAAAGCTCCATTCTTTTGAGGCAAAGCCTAATAAGACTTTGTTTACTTTGGCGATTCCTGTGCTTTTTTCTTTGATCGCCGAGCCTCTTACTGGTCTGGTAGATACTGGCTTTGTTGCGTCCCTTGGGCAGGAGCCTTTGGCGTCTCTTGGTATTGGCACGATGGTTTTTTCGTCTATCTTTTGGGTGTTTGGTTTTTTGGGTATTGGTACTCAAACCGAAGTTTCACATGCGCTTGGCAAAGGTGATTTGAAACGGGCGTCTTCGCTTTGTTGGCTGGCGGTTGCAATTTCTATTGTTCTTGGATGTGTGCTGGCTTTGTGTGTGTTGCCTTTGCTTGGTTATATAGCAGGTATTATGGGCGGAGAGGCGGAAGTTCATTCTCTCGCTGTTGAGTATATGAAATATCGTTTGATTGGTGCTCCCGCTATTCTGGTTACTCTTTCGTGCTTCGGATCTCTTCGCGGTTATCAGGATATGCGCACGCCTCTATATGTCGCTGTGGGCATGAACCTGATTAATGTTGTGCTGGATTGGAGCTTTGTTTTTGGGCATGGTCCATTCCCCGCGCTTGGTGTTGGCGGAGCGGCCCTTGCTAGCTCAATTAGTCAGTGGATTGGCGCATTTTGGGCTGTTATTGTCGTTCGGCAAAAGTATGGCTTTGATACTGGCTTCAGCTTAAGTGACGCTAAAAGGCTGTTTAGCATAGGCGGAGACATGTTTGTCCGTACGGGCGGCGTTTGTTTCTTTTTACTTTTATGCACTCGTTTTGCTACGAAGGCCGGAGCTGATTCCGGAGCGGCCCATCAGGCTATCAGACAATTTTTCGTATTTCTGGCACTTTTTCTTGATGCCTTTGCTATCAGCGGACAGTCTCTGGTGGGATATTTTATAGGTAGTGCAAATAAGATGATGGCGCGAAAGGTTGCGGTGCTTGTTTGTCAGTGGAGTTTTGCGACTGGAGTGTTGCTCAGTATTGCAATGTACTTTGGTCAGGAACCAGTGGGTTGGCTGCTAGTGCCAGAGGAAGCTGCTGCTGTTTTTGCGCCTGCGTGGCTGGCAGTTACATTTTTACAACCGATCAATGCGCTTTCATTTGCGACAGACGGGATTCACCTTGGTACAGGAGATTTTCATTATCTCCGTAACGCAATGTTGATTGCTGTCGGTGTAAGCTCCGCAATGCTTGTAACTGTAGATTATTTTCAGCCTGAACATATGCTGCTCTGGATATGGGTTATCGCAGGTGTCTGGACCTCGCTTAGAGCGTTGCTAGGCATGATCAGAATTTGGCCGAGAATTGGGCAAGGGCCTTTGTCTATTTCAAAGTAG
- the leuC gene encoding 3-isopropylmalate dehydratase large subunit encodes MPKTLAEKILQAHTDEVVKEAGQIVRCKVSLVLANDITAPLAIKSFRAMGADQLFDKDKVALVCDHFTPNKDIDSAEQVKVVREFAHEKNVTHYYEGGDCGVEHALLPELGLVGPSDIIIGADSHTCTYGGLGAFATGMGSTDIAGAMALGETWFKVPPTVKVEIEGTPGQHVGAKDYILRLIGELGVSGALYKALEFGGSVIDDLSIEGRMTIANMAIEAGGKVGLFPVDAKTLEYCVAAGRTGDVPLSADAGAVYERIVKMDVTGMKPQIACPHLPDNVKPVDEVKNMQIHQSVIGSCTNGRISDLREAAAILKGRKANKNVRLIILPATPTIWKQALKEGLLEIFMDAGAIVGPATCGPCLGGHMGILAGGERAIATTNRNFKGRMGSLQSEVFLSNPAVAAASAIAGEIIDPSAL; translated from the coding sequence ATGCCTAAGACTTTAGCGGAAAAAATTTTACAAGCTCATACTGACGAAGTAGTTAAAGAAGCCGGACAGATTGTTCGTTGCAAGGTCTCTCTAGTCCTTGCAAACGATATTACTGCTCCTCTTGCAATTAAATCTTTCAGAGCAATGGGTGCGGATCAGCTCTTTGATAAAGACAAAGTTGCTCTCGTTTGTGATCACTTCACCCCTAATAAAGATATTGATTCTGCTGAGCAGGTCAAAGTTGTTCGTGAGTTCGCACATGAAAAGAATGTGACTCATTATTATGAAGGCGGAGATTGTGGAGTTGAACACGCGCTTCTTCCAGAACTAGGCCTTGTTGGACCATCAGACATCATTATCGGTGCTGATAGCCACACGTGCACGTACGGTGGACTCGGAGCTTTCGCTACAGGTATGGGATCAACCGATATAGCTGGCGCAATGGCTCTTGGCGAAACTTGGTTTAAAGTTCCTCCTACCGTTAAAGTTGAAATCGAAGGAACTCCCGGTCAGCACGTTGGCGCAAAGGATTACATCCTGCGTCTTATCGGCGAACTCGGCGTTTCCGGGGCTCTCTACAAAGCACTCGAATTCGGTGGATCTGTCATTGACGATCTTTCCATCGAAGGTCGTATGACCATTGCAAACATGGCGATTGAAGCTGGCGGTAAAGTCGGCCTGTTCCCTGTTGATGCAAAAACTCTCGAATACTGTGTAGCCGCCGGAAGAACAGGGGATGTTCCTCTTTCCGCTGATGCGGGCGCAGTATACGAAAGAATCGTAAAAATGGATGTAACCGGCATGAAACCACAGATTGCCTGTCCTCATCTTCCTGATAATGTAAAACCTGTTGATGAAGTTAAAAACATGCAGATTCATCAGTCTGTTATCGGTTCCTGTACTAACGGTCGTATTTCAGACCTCAGAGAAGCTGCTGCAATCCTTAAAGGACGCAAAGCGAACAAGAATGTCAGATTGATCATTCTTCCTGCTACTCCGACTATCTGGAAGCAGGCTCTTAAAGAAGGATTGCTTGAAATATTCATGGATGCCGGCGCAATTGTCGGACCTGCTACCTGTGGACCTTGCCTTGGCGGTCACATGGGAATTCTGGCTGGCGGAGAAAGAGCTATCGCTACAACCAACCGTAACTTCAAGGGCCGGATGGGAAGTCTTCAGAGTGAAGTATTTCTCTCCAATCCTGCTGTTGCTGCTGCAAGTGCGATTGCTGGTGAAATTATTGATCCTTCAGCTCTTTAA
- the leuB gene encoding 3-isopropylmalate dehydrogenase, whose translation MKICVMPGDGIGPEIMKQGIKVLEVIGKKFGHTFDVTEALIGGVAIDETGVPLPDATVAACKDSDAVLLGAVGGPKWDTIDPSIRPERGLLGIRKELALFANLRPASLFPQLKDACFLRPDIVEKGIDVMVVRELTGGIYFGEPRGTSVENGERVGFNTMIYREHEIKRIAIVAFEAARKRDKRVCSVDKANVLDVSRVWREIVIEVAADYPDVELTHMYVDNAAMQLVRDPSQFDVIVTGNLFGDILSDEAAVITGSIGMLPSASLGENNPGLFEPIHGSAPDIAGQDKANPLATILSIAMMLRYSFNLTDEAEFIEAAVEKALSQGLRTSDIMDEGGKLVGCVEMGEAVLANLQ comes from the coding sequence ATGAAAATATGCGTTATGCCCGGAGATGGAATCGGGCCTGAAATAATGAAGCAGGGGATTAAAGTTCTTGAAGTTATCGGTAAAAAATTCGGCCACACTTTTGATGTGACTGAAGCTCTTATCGGTGGCGTAGCCATTGACGAAACTGGCGTTCCTCTTCCTGATGCGACCGTTGCAGCTTGCAAAGATTCAGATGCCGTTCTGCTTGGCGCAGTCGGTGGACCTAAATGGGATACCATTGATCCTTCCATTAGACCTGAACGCGGACTGCTTGGAATTCGTAAAGAGCTTGCTCTTTTCGCAAATCTTCGTCCTGCGTCACTTTTTCCTCAGCTTAAAGATGCATGTTTCTTGCGTCCTGATATCGTTGAGAAGGGTATCGACGTAATGGTTGTACGCGAACTCACAGGCGGAATTTATTTCGGTGAGCCTCGTGGAACAAGCGTAGAAAACGGCGAACGCGTTGGTTTCAACACCATGATTTACCGCGAACACGAAATTAAACGCATCGCAATTGTTGCTTTTGAAGCTGCTCGTAAACGTGACAAACGCGTTTGTTCGGTTGATAAAGCAAACGTATTAGATGTTTCCCGCGTATGGCGCGAAATTGTAATCGAAGTTGCTGCTGATTACCCTGATGTGGAACTTACTCACATGTACGTAGATAATGCAGCAATGCAGCTTGTACGTGATCCTTCCCAGTTTGATGTAATCGTAACAGGTAACCTGTTTGGCGACATTCTTTCTGACGAAGCAGCAGTCATCACCGGCTCAATCGGCATGCTTCCATCCGCATCCCTCGGCGAAAATAATCCTGGCTTGTTTGAACCAATTCATGGTTCAGCTCCAGATATCGCAGGGCAGGATAAAGCAAATCCATTGGCAACAATTCTCTCCATTGCCATGATGCTACGCTACTCCTTCAATCTTACTGATGAAGCTGAGTTCATTGAAGCCGCTGTAGAAAAAGCTCTAAGTCAGGGTTTACGTACAAGCGACATTATGGACGAAGGCGGAAAGCTCGTCGGTTGTGTAGAAATGGGTGAAGCTGTACTAGCTAATCTCCAGTAG
- a CDS encoding phosphatidylserine decarboxylase family protein produces MRQPSVGVSLEGLPYIFLSAFATVCFAILDCWFMTLVLLGLTAFIGHFFRDPERVAPEDVDAVVSPADGKVIKVEYSDDPLTGEMRQSICIFMNVFNVHVNRMPVSGKIERVRYIPGKYFNASFDKASTDNERNVIEIIGKGNQRFTMVQIAGLVARRIVCWAEKADKLKRGDRYGLIKFGSRVDLYLPEGYETLVQVGDKVVAGETSLARKA; encoded by the coding sequence GTAGGGGTCAGTCTTGAGGGATTGCCTTATATATTTTTAAGTGCTTTTGCCACAGTTTGTTTCGCAATTTTAGATTGCTGGTTCATGACTCTGGTATTACTTGGATTAACAGCTTTCATCGGTCATTTTTTCCGTGATCCTGAAAGAGTAGCACCTGAAGATGTTGACGCAGTTGTGTCTCCTGCTGATGGGAAAGTTATTAAAGTTGAATACTCTGACGATCCTCTTACTGGAGAAATGCGTCAATCTATCTGTATTTTCATGAATGTTTTCAATGTTCACGTGAACCGCATGCCTGTTTCAGGTAAAATTGAACGTGTTCGTTATATTCCCGGGAAATACTTCAATGCCTCCTTTGATAAAGCTAGCACCGATAATGAGCGCAATGTCATTGAGATCATCGGTAAAGGTAATCAAAGATTCACTATGGTACAGATTGCAGGGCTTGTCGCTCGCAGAATCGTGTGCTGGGCAGAGAAGGCAGATAAGCTCAAAAGAGGCGACCGCTATGGTCTGATCAAGTTCGGGTCTCGGGTTGACCTTTACCTTCCTGAGGGTTATGAGACTCTAGTTCAAGTCGGCGACAAGGTTGTTGCAGGTGAAACTTCTTTAGCTCGGAAGGCCTAG